Proteins encoded by one window of Rutidosis leptorrhynchoides isolate AG116_Rl617_1_P2 chromosome 7, CSIRO_AGI_Rlap_v1, whole genome shotgun sequence:
- the LOC139857340 gene encoding uncharacterized protein codes for MGRAPCCSKVGLHRGAWSDEEDKLLTNYIQTHGEGQWRSLPIKAGLLRCGKSCRLRWMNYLRPGIKRGSFTADENDVIIRLHSVHGNRWSFIATELPGRTDNEIKNHWNSHLKRKAINGGDDENHLEDGSKNNTKIKKKRKTNKKSTKVNNKVAQEEAFVVPELAAPSSSSSSLTLRKNDSFDNGASSSSCTIDHGETDLLADDFCWSNFTPLFEIEDIGSMDGQDYNELAFDACDLFMSKDDESEMLEKLYSEYLNLLEDGEEM; via the exons atgggaAGAGCACCTTGTTGCTCAAAAGTTGGTTTACACAGAGGAGCATGGTCTGATGAAGAAGATAAACTCCTCACTAACTACATTCAAACCCATGGTGAAGGTCAATGGCGTTCTTTGCCTATTAAAGCTG GATTATTGAGATGCGGAAAGAGTTGTAGGTTGAGATGGATGAATTACCTCAGGCCAGGTATTAAGAGAGGAAGCTTCACCGCCGATGAGAATGACGTCATCATCCGGCTACATTCAGTCCATGGTAACCGGTGGTCATTTATAGCCACTGAACTTCCAGGTCGAACCGACAATGAGATTAAAAACCACTGGAATTCGCATCTTAAACGGAAAGCGATCAACGGTGGTGATGATGAGAACCATTTAGAAGACGGTTCgaaaaataatacaaaaataaaaaagaaacgaaaaacaaataaaaagtcaacgaaagtcaacaacaAAGTCGCCCAAGAAGAAGCATTCGTTGTTCCTGAATTGGCGGCTCCTTCGTCTTCTTCATCGTCGTTAACTTTAAGaaagaatgatagttttgataatggcGCATCTTCATCAAGCTGCACAATTGATCATGGTGAAACCGATTTGCTAGCTGATGACTTTTGTTGGTCAAACTTTACACCATTGTTTGAGATTGAAGATATAGGAAGCATGGACGGTCAGGATTACAATGAGTTAGCGTTTGACGCTTGTGATTTATTCATGTCGAAAGATGATGAAAGCGAAATGCTTGAAAAGTTGTATTCTGAGTACTTGAACTTGCTTGAAGATGGAGaagaaatgtaa